Proteins from a genomic interval of Lacticaseibacillus pabuli:
- the aroC gene encoding chorismate synthase, whose product MMNYMTAGESHGPQLTGILEGVPAGLHLDVDAINAALAARQGGYGRGSRQKIEHDTVQIVGGVRHGITMGGPIALVVANRDHAHWGEIMDPVAPETPENTLRPVNRPRPGHADLVGGMKYGHRDLRNVLERSSARETAMRVAIGAICKQLLQAVGVDLVGYVEQVGSVAGPAEQPLDVQAINKAITSNDMRMLDDKQVDQIHELIDDTRRAGNTLGGIIRVVATGLPAGLGSYVSWDQKLDAKIAAAVMGVNAMKGVEIGDGFKAATSLGSDVMDEIDWHEGEGFDRLTDHLGGFEGGMTNGMPVIVKAAMKPIPTLYKALQSVDVTNHEVKKANVERSDTTAIVPASIVVESAVAFELARALTDTFDDNKLARLQQQVADYREELREF is encoded by the coding sequence ATGATGAATTACATGACAGCGGGCGAATCACACGGCCCACAACTTACCGGAATTTTGGAAGGCGTGCCCGCGGGCTTGCACCTCGACGTCGACGCGATTAACGCCGCTCTGGCCGCTCGCCAGGGTGGCTACGGTCGCGGCAGTCGTCAAAAGATTGAACACGACACCGTTCAGATTGTCGGTGGCGTCCGGCACGGCATCACGATGGGCGGCCCGATTGCACTCGTTGTGGCCAACCGTGACCACGCGCACTGGGGTGAAATTATGGACCCCGTAGCTCCAGAAACGCCGGAAAACACCCTGCGCCCGGTGAACCGACCCCGTCCAGGTCACGCCGATCTCGTGGGGGGCATGAAGTACGGTCACCGCGATTTGCGCAACGTGCTCGAACGCTCGTCCGCCCGCGAAACGGCGATGCGTGTGGCAATCGGGGCGATTTGCAAACAGCTGTTGCAGGCAGTCGGCGTTGACCTTGTCGGCTACGTTGAACAGGTTGGCAGTGTTGCCGGTCCCGCCGAGCAGCCACTGGACGTGCAGGCAATTAACAAAGCCATCACCAGTAACGACATGCGCATGCTGGATGATAAGCAGGTGGACCAAATCCACGAACTCATCGACGACACGCGCCGCGCCGGCAACACGCTTGGCGGTATCATCCGCGTCGTGGCAACGGGTTTGCCCGCAGGTCTCGGCAGTTACGTGTCCTGGGACCAGAAGCTTGATGCCAAGATTGCGGCTGCTGTGATGGGCGTCAACGCAATGAAGGGTGTCGAGATTGGCGACGGCTTCAAGGCCGCGACGAGCCTCGGCTCCGACGTCATGGACGAGATTGATTGGCACGAGGGCGAGGGCTTTGACCGCTTGACTGACCACCTCGGCGGCTTTGAAGGCGGCATGACGAACGGGATGCCCGTGATTGTTAAGGCAGCCATGAAGCCAATTCCGACACTTTACAAGGCACTGCAGAGTGTCGATGTGACAAACCACGAAGTTAAGAAGGCGAATGTGGAGCGTTCTGACACGACGGCGATTGTGCCCGCTTCGATTGTCGTCGAGAGCGCGGTGGCCTTTGAACTGGCCCGCGCGCTGACAGACACGTTTGATGACAACAAGCTGGCCCGTTTGCAGCAACAGGTCGCAGATTACCGCGAGGAACTGCGCGAGTTTTAG
- the treC gene encoding alpha,alpha-phosphotrehalase yields MNFEDKVIYQLYPKSFYDSNGDGIGDLRGIIAKIDYLKSLHIDMIWFNPFFVSPQNDNGYDIADYRKIDPLFGTMADFEELQAKLADAGIGVMLDMVLNHTSIYHEWFQKALAGDKKYQAYYYIRDPKPNGDKPTNWESKFGGDAWAPFGDTGKYYLHLYDKTQADLDWHNPDVRQEAADIVNFWRAKGVKGFRFDVLNVIGKANDLVDAPAGVESKTLYTDTPVVQDYIKELAARSFGQDEDSITVGEMSSTTLPTAIAYTKPGNDELTMVFQFHHLKTDYIAGEKWSLMRYDFNALRDLLHSWGSGMSQGGGWQALFWNNHDQPRALDRFADPKHYRVRSAELLAASIHLSRGTPYIYMGEEIGMSDPDYTSMADYVDIEAHNAYKELLAKGIAPDEAFAIIHSKARDNSRTPMQWDDTPTAGFTTGTPWLKPTNQAEVNVKRELAQGQIFDFYQRLISLRKHYAVIARGDYQPFGTDVDWLYAYTRHLDGDSLLVLNNYADHDITVNLPEAWQQGQVLISSVADFQPAPTVTLPAYSTAAIYRGQH; encoded by the coding sequence ATGAATTTTGAAGATAAAGTCATCTATCAACTGTACCCAAAGAGTTTCTACGATAGCAATGGCGACGGCATCGGTGACCTCCGTGGCATCATCGCCAAGATCGATTACCTCAAATCGTTGCACATCGACATGATCTGGTTCAATCCGTTTTTCGTTTCTCCGCAGAACGACAACGGCTATGACATCGCGGATTACCGCAAAATTGACCCCCTGTTTGGGACGATGGCGGACTTTGAGGAGCTGCAAGCCAAACTCGCGGACGCTGGTATCGGCGTCATGCTCGACATGGTGCTGAACCACACAAGTATTTACCACGAGTGGTTCCAAAAGGCCCTCGCCGGTGACAAGAAGTACCAGGCGTACTACTACATCCGCGACCCGAAGCCCAATGGCGACAAGCCGACGAACTGGGAGTCCAAGTTTGGTGGGGATGCCTGGGCACCGTTCGGCGATACCGGCAAGTACTACCTGCACTTGTACGACAAGACGCAGGCGGACCTGGACTGGCACAACCCCGATGTGCGGCAAGAGGCGGCGGATATCGTCAACTTCTGGCGGGCCAAAGGGGTCAAGGGCTTCCGCTTTGACGTCCTGAACGTGATCGGCAAGGCCAATGACCTGGTCGATGCACCCGCCGGCGTTGAGAGCAAGACCCTCTACACCGACACCCCAGTGGTCCAGGATTACATCAAGGAACTTGCTGCGCGTAGCTTTGGGCAAGACGAAGACAGCATCACGGTGGGCGAAATGAGTTCGACGACCCTGCCGACAGCCATCGCCTACACGAAGCCGGGCAACGACGAGCTGACGATGGTCTTCCAGTTCCACCACCTCAAGACGGATTACATCGCCGGCGAGAAGTGGAGCTTGATGCGCTACGACTTTAACGCGCTACGCGATTTGCTCCACAGCTGGGGGAGCGGGATGTCCCAGGGCGGCGGCTGGCAGGCCCTGTTCTGGAACAACCACGACCAGCCGCGCGCCTTGGACCGGTTCGCGGATCCAAAGCACTACCGCGTGCGTTCTGCGGAACTGCTCGCGGCCAGCATTCACTTGTCTCGTGGCACGCCGTACATCTATATGGGTGAAGAAATCGGGATGTCCGACCCGGACTACACCAGTATGGCTGACTACGTGGATATCGAGGCACATAACGCCTACAAAGAACTACTCGCAAAGGGAATCGCCCCTGACGAAGCATTTGCCATTATTCATTCAAAGGCGCGCGACAATTCACGCACGCCGATGCAATGGGACGATACACCAACTGCGGGCTTCACGACCGGAACGCCATGGCTCAAACCAACGAACCAGGCTGAGGTGAACGTGAAACGGGAATTGGCACAAGGCCAGATCTTTGACTTCTACCAGCGCCTGATTAGCTTGCGTAAACATTATGCCGTGATTGCGCGCGGTGACTACCAGCCGTTTGGGACCGACGTGGATTGGCTTTACGCCTACACGCGTCATCTGGACGGTGACAGTCTCCTGGTTTTGAACAACTACGCTGACCATGACATCACGGTGAACCTGCCGGAAGCATGGCAACAGGGTCAGGTCCTCATCAGTAGCGTCGCTGATTTCCAGCCGGCGCCAACTGTGACCTTACCAGCGTACAGTACCGCCGCGATTTACCGCGGTCAGCATTAA
- a CDS encoding glucose PTS transporter subunit IIA: MTKIEKLVSPATGMLINITDVPDPVFSQKTMGDGFGVEPTDGQIAAPADGRVILVADTKHAIGIRTTGGEELLIHMGIDTVEMNGKPFEIDTAMDAEVKAGDVIGSMNLDMIHEAGKKATIIVAITNTNDVLDSIQVNEGEIMRGDDAAEVTLKDAPESQMVQPPDVDKNENQYAKTAREVIAEVGGAENVKSLIHCITRLRFYLKDDKIPKDEDVEQIPGVLSVARAGGQYQVVIGQTVGDVYDEAIKQLGSGFANPEATAQITAETAAEAQDKSLWGRTKRGASSLIGVITGSMMPVIGLLAASGMLKGILTILTTWGGVSTTSQTYMLINAMGDATFYFLPVLVGFTAAQKLGADPVIVAIIGAFLIYPSLTAVVTSGKSTGTLLGMAINSNFFGIPVHIAQYTYSIFPMIFAAWMASKVEPWIKKWMPVMLRMIFSPLVEIFLVGFTVLLIVGPAITLLSTAISGGIQALLSLNSAISGMIIGGLYQVLVIFGLHWAVIPIISAQLSVPGGHSVLNGIVSVTMIAQGAGALAVWVKTRHNKNLKGLSLSAAISAFVGITEPAMYGVNLKYGRVFITSSIGAAIGGLVNGFLHVDMFGFTGSLIGFPSFASHAHPENLLNFAIASAVTLVAAFLLTYFFGYKESDSTKAKVAPKKRHLGDKA, translated from the coding sequence ATGACTAAGATTGAAAAGTTGGTCTCACCAGCAACCGGGATGCTCATTAACATTACCGACGTGCCAGACCCCGTCTTTTCACAAAAAACGATGGGCGATGGCTTCGGTGTTGAACCTACCGACGGCCAGATTGCCGCACCCGCAGACGGGCGTGTCATCCTGGTGGCCGACACCAAGCACGCGATTGGTATCCGGACAACTGGCGGCGAAGAACTCCTGATCCACATGGGGATTGATACCGTTGAAATGAACGGCAAACCATTTGAAATCGACACCGCGATGGACGCTGAAGTGAAGGCGGGCGACGTAATCGGGTCCATGAACTTGGACATGATTCACGAAGCCGGCAAGAAGGCGACCATCATCGTGGCCATTACGAACACCAACGACGTGCTCGACAGTATTCAGGTCAACGAGGGTGAAATCATGCGCGGCGATGATGCTGCGGAAGTTACCTTGAAGGATGCACCTGAAAGTCAGATGGTCCAGCCACCTGACGTCGACAAGAACGAGAACCAGTACGCCAAGACGGCACGCGAAGTCATCGCCGAAGTCGGTGGCGCCGAGAACGTGAAGAGCTTGATTCACTGCATCACGCGCCTGCGTTTCTATCTGAAGGATGACAAGATTCCCAAGGACGAGGACGTTGAACAGATTCCGGGCGTCCTGTCCGTTGCCCGCGCCGGTGGCCAGTACCAAGTTGTCATTGGCCAGACGGTCGGGGATGTGTACGACGAAGCCATCAAACAGCTTGGCTCCGGCTTTGCCAACCCAGAAGCAACCGCCCAGATTACCGCTGAAACGGCTGCGGAAGCCCAGGACAAGAGTCTCTGGGGTCGCACCAAACGCGGCGCCTCCAGCCTGATTGGGGTGATCACCGGTTCCATGATGCCTGTTATCGGGCTGCTGGCTGCCAGTGGTATGTTGAAAGGGATTCTGACCATCCTGACCACATGGGGTGGCGTTTCCACAACATCACAAACCTACATGCTCATTAACGCGATGGGCGATGCCACGTTCTATTTCCTGCCTGTCCTAGTTGGGTTTACGGCCGCACAGAAACTCGGCGCGGATCCGGTCATCGTCGCCATTATCGGGGCGTTCCTGATCTACCCATCGCTAACGGCAGTTGTGACGTCGGGCAAGTCGACGGGAACATTGCTGGGGATGGCGATTAACTCCAACTTCTTCGGCATTCCAGTTCACATTGCGCAGTACACGTACTCCATCTTCCCAATGATCTTCGCCGCATGGATGGCGTCAAAGGTTGAACCATGGATTAAGAAGTGGATGCCTGTCATGCTCCGGATGATCTTCAGCCCATTAGTTGAAATCTTCCTGGTTGGTTTCACGGTTCTGCTGATTGTTGGGCCAGCTATCACCTTGCTTTCTACCGCTATTTCTGGTGGTATCCAGGCACTGCTTAGCCTGAACTCCGCAATCTCTGGGATGATCATTGGTGGCTTGTACCAGGTGCTCGTTATCTTCGGCCTGCACTGGGCGGTTATTCCAATCATCTCTGCACAGCTTTCTGTTCCTGGTGGTCACTCCGTCCTCAACGGGATTGTCTCCGTTACCATGATTGCGCAAGGTGCTGGTGCCCTGGCCGTTTGGGTCAAGACTCGCCACAACAAGAACTTGAAGGGTCTGTCCCTGTCAGCCGCTATCTCAGCTTTCGTTGGGATTACCGAACCTGCTATGTATGGGGTTAACCTGAAGTACGGGCGCGTCTTCATCACGTCCAGCATCGGGGCTGCCATTGGTGGTTTGGTCAACGGGTTCCTGCATGTCGACATGTTCGGCTTCACGGGTTCTCTGATTGGTTTCCCATCATTTGCTAGCCACGCACACCCAGAAAACCTGCTGAACTTCGCCATTGCTTCAGCTGTTACGCTGGTTGCCGCATTCCTCCTGACCTACTTCTTCGGTTACAAGGAAAGCGATAGTACGAAAGCCAAGGTTGCGCCAAAGAAGCGTCACCTGGGTGATAAAGCTTAA
- the treR gene encoding trehalose operon repressor, giving the protein MTKLSLVYQDLKQKIDENVYHTDELLPSESKLSALYGASRDTIRKALERLRNEGYIQSQKGRGSVVINHQQYVFPVSGVISYKELMGRLSLSSVTHLEDQQQVTLPDCFKTLDPHMKSDKAYTRLVRQRVVNDEPVIIDIDYVDPKIVPSISKEVAENSLYEYFEHDLHLHIAYAKKEITVEPATALDQKLLDLPDGSMVAVVRSVTSLDDTSTFQYTESRHRADRFRFQEFARRS; this is encoded by the coding sequence ATGACGAAACTCTCATTGGTCTACCAGGACCTAAAACAAAAAATAGACGAAAACGTTTATCATACGGACGAACTGTTACCTAGTGAGAGCAAATTGAGTGCCTTATACGGTGCCTCACGCGACACGATTCGCAAAGCACTCGAGCGGTTGCGTAACGAAGGCTACATTCAATCGCAAAAGGGCCGCGGCTCGGTGGTCATCAACCACCAGCAATACGTTTTCCCCGTGTCGGGCGTCATCAGCTACAAAGAACTGATGGGACGCCTGAGCCTGAGCTCGGTCACGCACCTCGAGGATCAGCAGCAGGTGACCTTGCCGGACTGCTTCAAGACACTGGATCCGCACATGAAGTCGGATAAAGCATATACCCGCCTGGTGCGCCAACGGGTGGTCAACGACGAGCCGGTCATTATCGACATCGATTACGTTGATCCGAAGATTGTGCCCAGCATTAGCAAGGAAGTCGCTGAAAATTCGCTTTACGAATACTTTGAGCATGACCTGCACCTACACATTGCGTACGCGAAGAAGGAAATCACCGTTGAGCCCGCCACGGCGCTGGACCAGAAGCTACTCGACTTACCCGACGGCAGCATGGTCGCCGTGGTGCGCAGTGTAACGAGTCTTGATGACACCAGCACGTTCCAGTACACGGAGTCGCGGCACCGCGCCGACCGCTTCCGGTTCCAAGAATTCGCCCGTCGTTCATAA
- a CDS encoding prephenate dehydrogenase, which yields MNNVLISGLGLIGSSLARAIRQRRGDVHVIGFDADRASLDWAAQHLVIDEAAADFAAGATQADFIILAAPVTVIADQLQALSRLQLKPGVIVTDTGSTKRNVLAAAQDLMAGGVTFIGAHPMAGSERSGVKNGRADLFAEAHYFLVNGNGTAEQVLTLRNLLSAAGAYFVELSPEAHDELVGAISHVPHVVAAGLAAAAADSLHGDQTKLGYAAGGFRDTTRIAASDPDLWTAIVMSNRETIAAQLRGFADHIATIQRAIDVGDATAIRTYFATAQAVRKHLDEEED from the coding sequence ATGAACAACGTATTGATTTCAGGTTTAGGATTAATCGGCTCCTCCCTGGCACGGGCAATTCGCCAACGTCGCGGGGATGTCCACGTGATTGGCTTTGATGCGGATAGGGCCAGTTTGGATTGGGCAGCTCAGCACTTGGTTATCGACGAGGCGGCAGCGGACTTTGCGGCTGGTGCGACCCAGGCTGACTTCATTATCCTGGCGGCACCAGTCACAGTGATTGCCGACCAGTTGCAAGCGCTGAGTCGCCTGCAGCTGAAGCCTGGCGTCATCGTCACCGATACGGGGAGCACCAAGCGCAATGTGCTAGCCGCTGCGCAGGACCTCATGGCAGGCGGCGTGACTTTCATTGGGGCGCACCCGATGGCGGGTTCTGAGCGTTCTGGCGTGAAGAACGGGCGCGCGGACTTGTTCGCCGAGGCGCATTACTTCTTGGTGAACGGCAACGGCACTGCGGAACAAGTCCTCACATTGCGGAACCTACTCTCCGCTGCTGGAGCCTACTTCGTCGAACTGAGCCCGGAAGCACATGACGAACTGGTTGGCGCGATTAGCCATGTCCCCCACGTCGTTGCGGCTGGCCTGGCCGCTGCGGCAGCGGACAGCTTGCACGGCGACCAAACGAAATTAGGCTACGCTGCGGGCGGCTTCCGCGACACAACCCGGATCGCGGCCAGTGACCCAGACTTGTGGACGGCCATTGTGATGAGTAATCGGGAAACAATCGCCGCACAGCTGCGCGGCTTTGCAGATCACATCGCGACCATTCAGCGTGCGATTGATGTTGGTGACGCGACTGCAATTCGGACGTACTTTGCGACGGCACAGGCTGTGCGCAAGCATTTGGATGAGGAGGAAGACTGA
- a CDS encoding shikimate kinase, with product MDLILVGFMGAGKTTVSGILADDLALAQRDLDDLITDAAGQTIPEIFASRGESGFRALETQTLRAALQQPGILATGGGTPVQDANFAVLQDTDVPVVLLDATPESILTRIGGDTNRPLVQQLGPRGLSELQAQRNPRYHALADLVIATDDLTPEEIAAQIKAWLINRAGEAERA from the coding sequence ATGGACCTAATCTTGGTAGGCTTTATGGGCGCCGGCAAAACGACGGTCAGCGGCATCTTGGCTGATGATCTAGCCCTTGCCCAGCGCGATTTGGATGATTTGATTACCGACGCCGCGGGTCAGACGATTCCCGAAATTTTCGCGAGCCGCGGTGAATCAGGTTTCCGCGCACTTGAAACCCAAACCCTGCGTGCGGCTTTACAGCAGCCCGGTATCCTGGCAACGGGTGGCGGCACCCCGGTTCAGGATGCTAACTTTGCGGTGTTGCAGGACACGGACGTCCCCGTGGTGTTGCTCGACGCGACGCCAGAGAGCATTTTGACGCGAATTGGCGGTGATACCAACCGGCCGCTGGTCCAGCAACTGGGCCCGCGTGGCTTGAGTGAGTTGCAGGCACAGCGCAATCCGCGCTACCACGCGTTGGCCGACCTCGTGATCGCGACGGATGACCTGACGCCAGAGGAGATTGCCGCACAGATTAAGGCGTGGTTAATCAACCGCGCAGGGGAGGCGGAACGCGCATGA
- the aroE gene encoding shikimate dehydrogenase has product MSEIDGHTQLFGLFAHPAAHSKSPMMHNLSFEKRGINARYLAFDVTQETLPAAIEGLRALHMGGVNLSMPLKEAVIPLLDHMDPAAKLVGAVNTIVNRDGELTGYTTDGAGILASLPADLDLKKTRALIFGAGGAAKSAAIALALAGVEHLTIVNRHVDNGSRGAQLRDLLRYETSAKVDLLSMGETTSVRCAVADAKLIINATSMGMAPNTAMCPVPDASWLKPKQIVYDMVYNPLDTKLLQVAAAAGVQQRIDGLQLLAMQGAAAFKLWTNQEMPLADVRTALNQ; this is encoded by the coding sequence ATGAGTGAAATTGATGGTCATACCCAATTATTCGGGCTTTTCGCCCACCCGGCGGCGCATTCCAAGTCGCCAATGATGCATAACCTCAGCTTTGAAAAGCGGGGCATTAACGCGCGCTACCTGGCGTTTGACGTCACGCAGGAGACTTTGCCCGCTGCCATTGAGGGGTTGCGTGCGCTACACATGGGCGGCGTGAACCTGTCGATGCCACTGAAGGAAGCGGTCATCCCGCTACTGGATCACATGGACCCCGCGGCGAAATTGGTCGGGGCGGTCAACACCATTGTGAATCGTGACGGTGAACTGACCGGCTACACGACGGATGGGGCAGGCATTCTGGCTTCACTACCCGCAGACCTTGACCTGAAAAAGACCCGCGCGTTAATCTTTGGCGCGGGTGGTGCGGCGAAATCAGCAGCGATTGCATTAGCATTGGCTGGGGTTGAACACCTCACCATCGTCAACCGGCACGTCGATAATGGTAGTCGCGGGGCACAGCTGCGCGACCTGTTGCGCTACGAAACGTCCGCCAAGGTCGACTTGCTGAGCATGGGCGAAACTACTAGTGTGCGCTGTGCTGTGGCTGACGCCAAGCTCATCATCAATGCAACTAGTATGGGGATGGCGCCAAATACGGCGATGTGTCCCGTGCCAGATGCAAGCTGGTTGAAGCCCAAGCAAATTGTCTACGATATGGTGTACAACCCGCTAGACACGAAGCTGCTCCAAGTTGCGGCAGCCGCGGGTGTCCAGCAGCGCATCGATGGCCTGCAACTGCTGGCGATGCAGGGCGCGGCGGCCTTTAAACTTTGGACGAATCAAGAAATGCCGCTTGCGGATGTCCGCACGGCACTGAATCAGTAG
- a CDS encoding gamma-glutamyl-gamma-aminobutyrate hydrolase family protein: MRPIIAIIGDQVHEVSPVINMNNADMAPNEIKRAVTLAGGLPIILPVSEDSPAVTAELADQYVAGFDALILPGGFDVDPTLYGEEPIPECGPTLRPKDLFEVPLIRATISAGKPIFAICRGMQILNVALGGTLYQDITAQDAEATIKHEQSARGDLPTHHVNFTSAATLATIFGPHAYVNSRHHQAIRQIADGLHVTATAPDGVIEGIESDNDDQIIGVQWHPENMYRESEPNYNLFVNLVERAQRFAAQD; encoded by the coding sequence ATGCGGCCAATTATCGCAATCATCGGCGACCAGGTACACGAGGTCTCGCCCGTCATCAATATGAACAACGCGGATATGGCGCCCAACGAAATCAAACGCGCGGTCACGCTGGCTGGCGGTTTACCCATCATCCTGCCAGTCAGTGAGGACAGTCCCGCTGTAACGGCAGAACTCGCCGACCAGTACGTCGCCGGGTTTGACGCTCTGATCCTCCCCGGCGGCTTCGACGTTGACCCCACCCTGTATGGCGAGGAACCCATCCCCGAATGCGGCCCCACACTTCGCCCCAAAGATTTGTTCGAAGTGCCCCTAATTCGCGCGACCATCAGCGCCGGCAAGCCCATCTTCGCAATTTGCCGTGGCATGCAAATCCTGAACGTGGCCCTGGGCGGCACTTTGTACCAGGACATTACTGCCCAAGACGCAGAAGCGACCATCAAGCACGAGCAAAGCGCGCGCGGTGACTTGCCAACGCACCACGTGAACTTCACCTCCGCGGCAACACTAGCCACCATCTTTGGTCCCCACGCCTACGTCAACTCCCGCCATCACCAGGCGATCCGCCAGATTGCGGACGGCTTGCACGTGACGGCAACCGCCCCAGACGGCGTCATCGAAGGGATTGAGAGCGATAACGACGACCAGATCATCGGGGTGCAGTGGCATCCGGAAAACATGTACCGTGAATCAGAACCAAACTACAACTTGTTTGTGAATCTCGTCGAACGGGCGCAACGCTTTGCGGCCCAAGATTAA
- the aroA gene encoding 3-phosphoshikimate 1-carboxyvinyltransferase produces the protein MMKDLITGLQTGLHGTLTVPGDKSISHRGIMLGALATGRTVLHNFLTSADCLSTLQAFRDMGVTIDRTGTNVTIDGVGLHGLQAPDHALDMGNSGTTTRLIMGILAGQTGTFRLEGDASLSQRPMHRVSEPLADFGANIMTTAGKLPVTITGTAVHSADVQLAVASAQVKSALIFAALQADGMSVIREKLPTRDHTERMLQAFGADLEVSADHMTIALEGKPTLHGQTVEVPGDMSSAAFFMVAATLVPGSDITLKNVGLNPTRTGLLDLIQQMGGNIDVTARVSGGEPLGDLRVRSAQLHAVDLGAEQVPAIIDELPLVALLAAHAQGTSHVTGAAELRVKETDRIKALATELGKLGIQVDELPDGFFITGQQTAAVRDPQLDSWGDHRIGMMLALAALQVDQPLTLKGADAVGISYPQFFADLAELANKESETSK, from the coding sequence ATGATGAAGGACTTGATTACAGGATTACAAACCGGTTTACATGGCACACTCACCGTGCCCGGTGACAAGAGCATTTCCCACCGCGGCATCATGCTGGGTGCGCTGGCAACTGGACGCACGGTCCTTCACAACTTTCTGACCTCTGCGGATTGCCTCAGCACGCTGCAGGCCTTTCGCGATATGGGCGTGACGATTGACCGGACCGGCACCAACGTCACGATTGACGGCGTCGGCTTGCACGGCTTGCAGGCACCAGATCACGCGCTGGACATGGGCAACTCCGGTACGACGACGCGCCTGATTATGGGTATCCTGGCCGGTCAGACGGGGACTTTTCGGCTTGAAGGGGATGCGTCCTTGAGCCAGCGCCCGATGCACCGCGTGAGCGAACCGCTGGCGGACTTTGGTGCCAATATTATGACGACGGCCGGCAAGCTGCCCGTGACCATTACCGGCACCGCAGTTCATTCCGCGGACGTCCAGCTTGCCGTGGCGAGCGCGCAGGTCAAGAGTGCACTCATCTTCGCTGCACTCCAGGCGGATGGCATGAGTGTCATTCGCGAAAAATTGCCGACGCGTGACCACACGGAGCGGATGCTCCAGGCATTTGGGGCTGACCTCGAAGTGTCGGCAGACCACATGACAATTGCGCTGGAGGGCAAGCCGACACTACATGGGCAGACCGTTGAAGTGCCAGGGGATATGTCTAGCGCCGCCTTCTTCATGGTTGCGGCCACGCTCGTACCGGGCTCTGACATCACGCTCAAGAACGTCGGCCTGAACCCGACACGGACGGGTTTGCTGGATCTGATTCAGCAGATGGGTGGCAACATCGACGTCACCGCGCGCGTGTCCGGCGGGGAACCGCTTGGCGATTTGCGGGTTCGTTCCGCGCAATTGCACGCCGTGGACTTGGGTGCTGAACAAGTGCCTGCTATTATCGATGAGCTACCGCTTGTGGCATTGCTCGCCGCACACGCCCAGGGCACCAGCCACGTGACGGGTGCCGCGGAGTTGCGCGTCAAGGAAACCGACCGGATCAAGGCGCTGGCGACTGAGTTAGGCAAGCTGGGCATCCAGGTCGATGAACTTCCAGACGGCTTCTTCATCACCGGCCAGCAGACGGCCGCGGTGCGTGACCCACAGCTGGACTCCTGGGGCGATCACCGCATCGGCATGATGCTGGCTCTGGCGGCTTTGCAAGTTGACCAACCGCTGACCCTAAAAGGTGCAGACGCGGTCGGCATTTCTTATCCGCAGTTCTTTGCTGATTTGGCGGAACTGGCGAATAAGGAAAGTGAGACTTCAAAATGA